aagaagaaaaaaatgaaaaagaaaaaagaaaaaaaggaaaaataagaaaaatagaaaaaataaaagaaataaaaaaattatccaaatttaccaaacatgtttcgtttattttttatttccggaacaagtttaccaaacgcgtatttttgttcaaaattgttccccggaacagtaaatacttttttctatttctgttcccttgaacaatttttaaacaaacacaaccaaacgcgtttgggtgcgtttttgcccttttatgttcttttgttccagaaacaaaaagaaacagaaataagaacaaaatcgtgttccttttctatttcttgctccCTTCGAACACCGCCTCTTTCCTGCGAGCCTCGTCTCCAAACAAAGCTTCGGCCGGCCGGCGCCGATCGTCCGGCCGGAAGCCGGTCTCCCGCCTCGGCTCGGCTTTGTTGACTCGCCGCTCCTAGTCGTCGTGCCGTcgtcgccgtcaccgtcgtcACTTCAAAGAAGAAAGGCACCCCACCTTCGACGCCGAGATTCGCCATCAAAGCCTTCTCGTAAATCCTCAAGCTCCTCTCGCTAGCTCGGCCATGTTCGGTGCTCGCGACGCCTTCGCCGCGTGATCTTCAGCTGCTACGGCAGTTTCCCCCGCCGGCTCCGGAGAGACGATGGTGAGCAAGCTCCTCTGCGACTTCCGgtggttcctcctcctcgccgcggCGGTGGCGTTGATCCACATCCAGGTGATTCCTTGGTCCCGATTCTCACGCGATCTGGAATTTTTGCGGTTTTGTGTGACCAATCCACGTGCATATGTGCTCGCGGCTGCTTTTGTGTGGTTTTGTAGGTTTTTGTTGTTCGCTTCTTTCTTAAACGCCATTTCGCGTGTAAAACAGAAGACTGATGCGAATAAATGGAACAAAAGTTGTTTCGTCTGCTGAATTTTCAGTTTGCTAACGCTAATGGACTGAAAATGCGGGCGAATTCAATTGCACCTTTACCTTAGCTTATGTATTTTGACCAGAGATTCTGTTCCTTTTGCGCGTGCTTGCATCCGTCGCTGAACTAAAGTAATTTACAAAATCATGCGAGATAGAAGGACTAAGGCttctttcctaacatgtgaaagAAGTGTTCGATGTAGAACAAATGAGAAGGGGTTGATAGCACTAGATTGTCTACTCCTAGTAAAGATGTAGAAAATTATAGTGGTTGTGGGCCGTCTATTAATTGCAGAAAGTCTCGTAACTATAGAATAGCGTGATTTTAGATGTTCGTTGCCTTCTGTGCTCTGTTGTGGGGTTACTTTGTAGGAATTTTGCTTTGATGACCATGGAATGTGGTACTTTAGGAATTTCAGCAGGAAAATTAAGAGATGCTTTGATTCAAGAGGCAAAATATGGGTCCATTAACTCAGGTATTTGATGCTGTAGCTGTAGTATTTTTGGTGAAACTCGTTTTTCTTTCCTCTGCTGGTCTGGTTTCTAGTAAAGGACAAGACATCTTATGATTGAGTACAGAATTGTATGGCCTTGTGCcccattcataaattttaactcaTCAAGTTACCATCAAGAATTATAGTAATCCAATCCTAAAACATACTGATTTTCTATAACCACACTTAAACTATCTTTTTTGTCGATTCACCTTCAATTGCTGCCTTTTAGCCCTTTAGCTCTCCAATTTCAGGTATAAACTGTTGTTCGATGGTTAGGAGATGCTTATCTTTTGATTATCACAAACAGATATCCAAAACGGTTCTTGGCCAGGAAAAAGGATTTGtgctaaacttttcttttctccgcCGCTTAAATCTTCAGCCAGCTTCTTCCCAACATTATCGTCATTTTTTGGCTTTAAAGAGATGCTCCAGCATCAAGCAATGTACATATGTATGTAGCAGTCATTGTTGGCTTCCATGATCAATTCTTCTTGCGTTGGTATGTTTATCCAATGGTTGTCCTTACTTCATTTGTTTATCCACCAAAATTATATGTTCCCTCGTTTGACTTTTatctttctgtttttgttttttccctctctccgcagatgtgtcttttcaagacacaATTGGAACATGCTGATCAACTTGCTGCTGCTGGAAGTCTCCATCCTATTACCTCATCCTCGGTATCTACTGGATCGATGGCCATTTGAACCTCTAGCTTTGTTCCAAGAGATACACATTCAGTTATTAAGATATGTACTGTAAATTGTTATTATCATGTGCAGCCAGCATCTAGACTTTTAAGTTATGTAATTATAAGCTTAGGTGAATTTAGATCTGCAACTCACTCGCCTagtgaatttgaaaagaaatttgagtgTGTGGTGGAACCCTTTCCTTGCTGTGTGGGAGGAACCTTTCGAATTTGTCATATTgagcaaaatttttgaaaacgcTGAGTGCTGAATCTCTCTTTCATCCAACGTTTAGTAAATTTACTATCTTGCTTGAAATATCAATTGGGAAGAGTCAATCCGTTCAAAAGAGAATATTATACCCCATCAAATGATGGTAGTAATTCTCATATATtgtgtttttatggttagtcaaGAAGTACTAATGGTGGATCCATTACATTATTTGGTTAGTTTTGTCTTCGGATGGTTTTATTGTGCTGCTGTCCTTCAGAGGAGTAGCTTCGAGAGGATTCACACTTAAATGATGCTAGTAATTCCCATGTATTGTGTTTAATGATTGATCCAAGAAGTTTTAATGGGGGACCCGTTTAGACAGAGGGATGCTATAGttcattttatttcaagttTGAAGCTTCTTTTATTCATCTTCACAGCCTTATCAACCTTTTCTTGTCGAAGATATGTGtttccttctccatctctcttttcttgtaaTCTTTAAATACATTTTGCGGAAATCCTTTATCGATCTGATTTCTTTCCGGACTCGGGATGGCTGTTGACCAGATCTACATGGAAGGAATTATCCCCAAAGTGGCCTAAGGCATATCCTTATTGGTTTGATATATTGGTTTTAGATCACATATGTTTATAGCTCATGTGTCTCCCGAAATTTTCCTTAACAACACTAACTTTCTGGGATGATTGGTTGAGGCTACAAGAGAACCACCAAGGTTGACAATTTTTTCGGCCAGGACACGTATACTCTGATGTGTGGTCACTTCAGTCTTGTGCAGTTACTTTGCAAGTTTTGCATGTATAATATAGTATGTAAATTTATAACTGATTATTCACGGCCATGCTCATGGTAGAGGGCTTATAACGGCTCCCTTACACATTGTCCTTGCTTGTATTAATGATTCTAGAGTTGgatactctctttctctcttactcGCACAAAAGATATGATGCTTTCTCCCACGTGCGGGATGGTGTACCAAGGACAGCATATGAAGGAGCAAGTAATCTCCCGGTATTCACCACCACGGCATGTGTTTCTAGTGGGTCCGGATTCTTTCAGGTTGCTTGGGATCAAAcgtgtttgatgcattgaggtGAGGTTCCACGGCGCTGGTAAATCATGGTGCTAGACTTGagcttcctctttcctcctcaaCGCCTAGTGTAACTGGTACACTATCAGAGGAACCACCGGGAGCATAGCAACGGAGCTCGCCGATGAGCGAAGTGTAGAGGGCCGACGATTCCTTTTGCGATTTTGATTGAGGAGAGGGAGGATTCTTCTGAACGGCAAAGGTCCAGTCCATACATATGCCTTTAAATGGCCGAAGCAAGCCGTCATTCATTGGAAGAGAGCCATAGGTCATGTTAGCTTACTTTTACACTTAATAGCACGTAACCTCAACAAATTTTGTTGCTCCCGAAGAAACATACATCTGTCTCTCGCCATGTTTCCCGCTCTTTTGCCCCCGCTTTGGCGGGTTGGAGCGCGGAGGACTAAAATGTAAGAGACCCACACAGTCGAAAGTGGCAGTTCATGCCTGTCTTTGTATGCAAAACACGAGGAACTTCTAGTCATTTGTGTTGTGAACAAAATGGTGagaaaaatttggtacaaagtttatttataaaattttcttcaaagtatgcacttataaccatgttcagaatgtttgactttactcaccatgaacaaaattaaattgatgagcattttatgataatgagaattcaaaatcaagtttacactttatttttaaaaaaaaaaaataggaaaattttggtacaaacttaaaaaaatttcttccaagtaagcaaatatgatcaagtttagaatgtttgttttcacttaatatgaacaaaaaattgatgagcatttcatgagaatgataattcaataccaagtttacactttatttataaaaaaaaaaaagaacaattgaaaaacaaattggaacataaattttgtacattaccaaacgtgtttctgttctttttctattccagaaacagaaattttttgcagttaccaaacgtgtttctgttctttttctatttcagaaacagaaattttatacagttaccaaacgcgtttttttgttcagaaattattccctggaacagaaacacttttttctatttctgtttcctggaacaatttttaaacagaaacgttaccaaacgcacccttagtgtCCGCCACGCTGCTCCTTGGTCGTTGCGCTTGTTTCATTGCGGAAGCGGGTATCAAAACTCCATCATAACCTAGATCAACGCACACGAAATACAAACCAagcacttttatttatttatatttttagatgACTCCAATCAGTACATATAGGCCAAAAAGTCCCTATTTCTGGCTAACCAAAATTTGTCCTGATCATCCTGCAATCTATTTACATGGTGGTCTTGGTATCACAccttggtggtcaaaaaatgcTACCATTCACCCCCGGGGCCTCCACCTACTTGACCCCACTCGAACCGTCGTCATCGTCATCCAGAAGTGGTAGCAGCCCTACTGTACGCCCATTAACCTGGGCATACAggattgtgacatcctgaattttcgaccCCGTCCcgataatatgaaatgggcattttgtcgatgcacatatggtcctttttctcttagttggccactcacgagttaaccaatctatcaggtgaaaccATTAATGGATATAAACgcgacagacttgagaattcgattagaaatcaactgctcgaccgtgaTAATCGGTGAGGCTCAATATGACACTGTTATAATGTGGCACCCCCTCGACACAGCCCCTgatccattagggtcgccaGTGCTCTAACCCTTCAATAGTCCTAccaacatgtcactctgatatcATTGAATTATAGAGGATCCAAAAGTCCTAGAGGTTTGCATTATTAAAATCGGTCCTAGCGTAGTTCATATGGCGGAAGCGTATTCGATATCTCCCTAACccatacttaaaaaaaataacgcaatgcacaccaactaaacattttcataagataAACCGAGCACTTTTATTTACATCACTTGATGGACAACATGagttggtacaacaaaaggccaaggcttttcTAAAACTCGATTATAACCAAAAGCGTCCAACTCCACAAATGAATAAGCTTCAGTCCATCGATAGTGTCGGCAGTCCAAAAAGGCTACCTCAGCTACCCATCACGTACGATCAATCACATCCAGCCCGGTCCATCGGCTAGCAGCAACAGCAGTATCCCCATATCATAATCTCATCACGACGAACGTGCATGGACAGGAACTCCTGTACCATGGGGCCTCCAAGTAGacccacatcatacatgaccAGGACTCGTATATGGACGAATACCAGACCTTGGATACTAACACAGATGTGCTCCGAACATGAGCACTCAACATCTACCAAGACGTTGTAAAAAGTGCCTTGTGTAACGGGTAGCAAAGGCATCtctcaatctgaaatgttagtctccaaaaggggtaagtacaaccacttagcagtaaagatccatcaaactacataatgcaacaagcaagacaaccaagGTATCACAAGTAATGCACAAATCATTCATGCactcaagcatacatcaccatgcaatcatgcatatatctccTTGCAATTATGCATACATCTCCATGAGATCcactcaatgcctttattgatCACACTTCCAAAAGTCATGCAATACCAATTCAAGTTCAAAGACAATTTATACACCAGGCCATGTAcacacatgcacatgattcaattcccatattgatttttcaaaaggatctcattgTTCTTCtagggaccagtgtttgcatccctcatattgctcgcacccaacttggcatcgcgaggaacctccagcacacacctccaggcatccaGCACACACCTTCAGGCATCTCAAAACTCTTGAGGACATCTGGTACACACCTCCGGGTATTGTCGACTTAGCCATCTGacgatatcatcattatcattacaCATGGATATATATCACTTTGCAAAAATGCCATTTGATGCAATAGTGccaaaatttcatttaattttacaaaatttcatcaattttcaATGTCATGTGAAATGCATAACTGTCTCCACGCACACTACATAGATAGCAACTCAGAATACCACATCCCATTGAGTAATTtatttgttcttaaaaaaataagacaatTTTCGAATAAACAGATTGCAttcctttaattaaaattctggaaaaagtattaaatgatattaataaatctgaaaatttaacatgatgTAAACAAGACCAAGAGAAAGaggtttcatgaagaacaccatgtcaagaaATTTTCATATCAATCACATAGGTCCAtacatcacagcaaaagaaattccaacaccacttttgcacagtttcagaaataatttccaTTAAGTTCTTAAATGAACTCTGAAAATTCTGAGGttttaatatgttatagttGAGACCTAGGGGTAAAAGTcccatgaagaaattgaagtataatTTATTATGGATTGAAAGATATGATTATTACAACTCACCCTAACCCTCGGCTCAATCTCCAGATTTAaccctttcaaagaaaaatcatttccccAATCAATACTGGTccgtttattctcaaatttcagtatgttgctCCTCAAGATGTCTTTTACAACTATTATCCAGGACACAagatcaaattcggactggataatttcacaaaattcacagAATTGCAATGGATTaacataacagtttccagatctagtatcTCTGAAGAAAAAATGGTTTCACCAACAAATACTTGTCCGTTTcccctaaaattttgatatgttaatcttcaagaagtcctctacaacttttatcCAGAACTCAAAGTGATATTCCAGCTAGAAAAGCGTATGTagctcacgaaatcaccaaaggtTAGActgttttttgagaaaacagATTACTAGGCTAAGGCACTACTCCCATAACTTCGAAAATTCTAACCTCCCCCACATCTGAAATTCACCATACTTCACAGACAATCACAACAAGCAAAGTGTAGATCAATGGAATCTACTTGCCTTAAATCCAATGAGAATCACAGCAAGCACAACGGCAAGGGTAGGCGGGTTTGAGCGACGGCGGCAGCTAGGCGGATGCACGGCGGGccggtcttcttcctcctctctcgacttcactctctctctctctctctctctctctctctctctctctctctctctctctctctctctctcagtgcCTTGCTCAATCCGCCccctccccttttcctttttggttgatTAATTGCTTGCCTTTGATTTAATTTTGCATGCTAGGACACTTGGCTCCAAGAGGGAGACAAGTGTCTTCTTGTTGAAGACACATGGAGGAGGTGGTGTGGGGCTTCCATCCAGTTCCCCCTCTCCCCATGGCGGACGGTCCTCTTgtgggcctcttggcccactttgggCCCAACTTTGGGCCCAACACTTTTGGGCctaaaatccaaatttaaatGGCCCTAAAATTAATACTAAATAAGCCCATATTTGCTCTGAACAATTTACTTTAATCCCCACTTAATTTCATAATCTCAAATACTCggccaaataaaaatgcaacattAATCGATGAAAATCCTACTTATAGAATACATGGCCAATGACAAAAAATTCCTCATCAATTTATCCTTTAGTACAATCCTTGATCACACTTAGATATAGTCCGATGGTGCTTCTGATACCTATTCAGGGGTCGTAGTGTATTTAAGAAttgttatgaaattttaggatgccacatatAATCAATTAGTGATCAAATATAGGTCAATTCGATGGAATGGTGTAATTGAATTGCAGGTGATTCtgcatgattgcaaaattcacgTTGAACAGCAGTAACTTGATTTTCTGTCGATTTTGTACTTggtacccgtaattgaaaccttgcgatttttatgacaactgagagtcgccgaCAAGTCTaagatgcacaaacatggattgaaaattatcgaccacgggtcaaatgcgaTAAAATCCTTAAAAGTTACCCAATAGGTTAGGTTGAACTAAAATCACGTCCaatcgattttaaccacaaaatagaattcgattttgggaatcgaacattcaagcgtgtcacgattcatttataggatATCGTCTTATCTTCCGGCAAATTTCTGTCGAGTCCggatttttatagaaaaatcggtttttGAACAAATTGCAAAGTAAATGGAAATTCAAATGGTTGAAGAAAAGGGATTTAGGCTGTGCATGATTTAATTTTTGCGATTTGAAGGTTAATTTGTGATTTCGTGGCCCATTGACATTAAGGCATGAAGAGTTTAGGGCTTAAGTAATGATTACGATAGATATTTTCCTTGACTAATTGGCCTCTCTCCAAGATTCAGCAGCCCCCCCCTGCAGCGCCCATTCACGCATGTTCAGCCCCCATTACGAGCAAACCAGCCACCCATTTCCTCCTCCCTGTCCCCTTCAATCCTGCTGCCGTGACTCCTCATCGACGCCAGCCCCCTGTTTCACCATCTAGCATCccctctcctcccttttctatttatttttctttgttgccGCTCCACTCACACTAGCTACTCCACCTTGCTGCATCATCGCTGCCTACTGCTCCATCTTCCTGCATGCCACTACCAGCAGCATCTCACGCTCGTCCCACCTCCAGCTGGTTCGCCTCAGCCACACCACCACCAAAATTTCCACCGCCAACCCCAATGCCAACTTCACCAGCCACCACTCCCCACATCAGCAGCCGCACCACCCCGTGTTCAACTGCTGTCCTAGCTCCAAGCAGCCACCTCTCGCACCACAGCCTGCTTATCCAGAACCGAACCAGCCACAAGCCATGAGCTTGTAGGCTATTTTCGGCAGCCATTTGGCCTTCATTGGAGACCCGGTAGTTGCAGGATCTCACCACTGTTGCGTCGCCATCGAATTCcagtgagttaactccctaatccttgattatgtTGTTAATCGCGCTTAgaggttagattagtgttaattagcatGGTTAAATTAGTGCAAATAAAGATTAGTGCTAAGGACGATTAGTGTTAAGTAAGTTGGATTAGCTGAAATTTGGATCAGTTTATTGGACTTTTgccatttgccatttttgtggggAAAAATGTGCCATGATTTTGAGGTGTGTTccttcttgagaaatgttttataCATCTCcagctatgacatatattttacttaaGATTGTATGGATTTAAAAGAACATTATTTCAGATTTGTTTCAATCAAAACATAACCTCTGTTTGTGCTGGAACTTATGACCTTCAGGTGTTCAATGGATTTTTACCAACTCTTAGGGTTTGAATTTATAAAGagttccttcataaaagttgttcatAACATCTTGCAATTTAACGTAGTCAAATTTTAGATTAAATAGACAAGTTTAGGATCTCAaaccaaattgattttggaaaatagacTTTCTAGAAACGGACACAGTTTATGTAACGGTTTTGGCGATTTACTACTCTCGATATAGAAAGAACTGGGTtaaggtgtcttcatgaaaaatgttcatttaGGTGTCCTTTGCATTTCTCAACTATTTTCTAACCTAATTTTGAGATCAGGATGATGATCAAATTTTTTTGCTCCAAGAGCATGATATGCAAACAAAGTCATACAATCATCTAGAGACAATTGTTCAAGAGAGTGAAATGTACCATTGGTTAATGCAGCAACGTTAAGGTTGCGAGTCGtgatgatgatcttgcttcCCTTTGCTCCCCATTGAAGAGGCTTCAAGAGGATAGTCCAGCTTccatattttttattccaaacatcATCTAACACGACAAGAAACTTCTTCCCAAAAAGGTTTTCATTGAGCTTATCTTGAAGCCAATTCAAGTCCTTACCATCACAAGACAAAGGGAAGTCGGTTGCCTCTAGGATTCTCTTTGTAATAGCAAGCACATCAAACTCATCGGAAACACAAACCCATGCTTTCACCTCAAAATAATTTGTGACTCTCACATCATTGTAGACTTGTTGAGCTAGAGCTGTTTTCCCAATACCCCCCTCCCTACTATGGCAATCACTTTTAGATCCACACATGTtctattctcttcttctttagtcAGTAATTTGAGGATCGCCATTTTTTCGACCTCCCTACTAACAAAATAAGGCTTGCGCAAATGCATAGTGGGAAGCGAGTTATCCAGTCATCTATATGCTAATCGTTGTCCATTATTCTTTGTTAGGCTCAGATTATCTTTCTGAGTTATAATCTCATGTATTTTGTTGTCCATCTTCTTTATCTTGGATCTCATTTTGTGGTCTAGCATAAACACTCTCGGGCTTAATATGAAGCAACTACTTGGAAGGAGGGAACGTGCCTTGCTAGTGCTGGGTTCTACCTTGGACTTGTTTTTCACAGATTTTGTGGTGAACTCATCAAGCAAGTCTTCGATGTGGTAGGCCAAGTCCCTAAGATCTTCAAGCCACGTCTTCACTGCACGATCACTAGTCAATTGCCTGTCCTCTACAGCAGCTTATCAATCCCCTCACACCGTGCAAAGTTGAGCAACTCACAAGAGGCCAAcctgtcacaccccgatcctctgagcacgtgcccatccctctgcGGTCGATTAAATAGGGACGTCCTGGGATGCATCGCCGactctttcaatttttaatgcacatgcataAGCAAATAAGTAATCCTCAGACAACAATAAGAtgagataggaaagtagggccacaaattttcaaacaaaaacaagccttttataaacaaataggtttatatacaatactagaCTGTTTTACAAACATATCGgcttaacaaaaagagaattgTCTTATAACCCACCAGTCAGACACATTCGTCGATTCTTCAATCTCCACCTTCCCAGACTCCAGGGCTTCTAGTCCTCCATGactgccatctagggacctgaaaatgttatcccattacagggtgagacgacgtctcagtaAGTTCAACTCCGTAAgccccgactaggaagaaaatacgccccaaggGCTACCTTAGCACAAACACGAGTCAAAGatcttacctttgcctcagttccttcataCAAGTCAGTATAATTCACAAATTCACCAATTCACttcaattaatcaaattatcaaatcgatcaatcgactcagttgattacatgtcaacggGACCATCACACGTCATTTCAATTACTCACTCCAACTATTAATTTCAGCCTAACAGGCATGGCCTACTAAATGTTCAGTGGTGAATTACAGCCCAATGGGCACAACCTGTCCAAGTTAGGCAGTAGATTACGGCCCAACAAGCACAACCTCTATGAGGTGGTtaattacggcccaatgggcacaaccCTTATGAGGTGGTtaattacggcccaatgggcacaaccCTTATGAGGTGGTtaattacggcccaatgggcacaaccTCTAGGAGTTGGTTAATTACGGCTCAAAGAGCACAGCCATACTTCAGCGGTTAATTACGACTCAACTCATAACATGCGTCATCTCATCTTTCGATAGTGATCTTCCTACAACTATAAATCATCACACGATTAATCTCTCATGGCCAAGAACGTGGTATTCCACACTTAAATTTCTCAATCAACATAATATCATGGCCTATTTTCCGCGTGTTAAAGATACCctataaaaataatcgtgtatggATAGACGGTTGGCCtcagccaaaaatataatatctttactttcaaAACTCCCACCATCTATACAatcgataaaaatatttttggcattgtaaactaACGCTcagtgattttctaattaaatactgaaatgaataaattttgggataaatactcCAAAATTGCCAATCAGACTCAATTTGCGTAAAATaatagtcaattaaataaaccaaataCACTATTGAATTCAGCATAAAAATATAGTCACagactatcccggtctaattttcccaaaataaataactacttaaataattacggaaattaattattaaataccaaaaatgcatacttaggcccataaagcctaattaaacaCTGATTCGAgttcggaaaattcccgaaccctacTAGATAAATACTACCATTTATCAAGTTGCTAATTACACTGATCTAACCACCTAAGATGCaataacgattaattaaatGGCTAATCCATTAACTTAATAtaaccacctaatcctagcttaacttaatctaatcaaccattaagtgtcattaacttactaagcaaggattagtgagttaaactcacttgattaatgatctGCTCGGATCAAAATGAGGAGGATGCAGTGGGGGATGAGAAACTCCAAAGCGAGATCGCCAAACGGGGTCGAAAATGGCTAGGAAACGGGCCAAACAGTGGCTAGAGGCCCACTGTTGTCCGGTTCTATTCTTGgctgaaggagaagaaaatggtGGCTGGTTCAGCGACACTGGGGCAGTGGAGGCAGCAGAGGCTAGACGGGTGGTTCCGGGGCTTCAACGGCGGCAACCTGAGCTCCGGCAGCCTCTAAGCTCAAGCAACCTGCTTGATGGCAACTGGCTAAGGAACACATGGCTTGGATGGCGAAATGGCCATAGCTTGCGCAAGACCTGTGGGCGAGCACGGACATGTGACAGCGGCATTCTAGCAGTTCGACAGGTGGCAAGCGGCATTGATGGGGGGATATGGAGGGGGAAAAAGGAGGGGGAATCGGTTTGGCTAAGGGGGCCACCATGGTCTTCTACCTCATCTTCTTGTCCCCTAGCTTGGTCCCACCATGCATGCTGTCATCCACATCaaattttcagccaaaacaCTCCTCTTCTAGAAgtttgaaatggtccaaaagtcaTGGCTCaggggggcatacgaattttgcacCCATTTGGCAcaaattggattcaattcttTCTTGAATCAACTCAATTTGGCCCTAAAAATTCAACCAAGATATCATcgatcaaattggcatttttcctcgccaataAACCTATTTGCATTccaattttgtgataaaaaatggtcattggacttttgaacaaaaaatacCTCGactttttcaccaaaaatcccgatttgcagaaaaatcttctaa
The nucleotide sequence above comes from Eucalyptus grandis isolate ANBG69807.140 chromosome 2, ASM1654582v1, whole genome shotgun sequence. Encoded proteins:
- the LOC120290573 gene encoding putative disease resistance RPP13-like protein 1, giving the protein MCGSKSDCHSREGGIGKTALAQQVYNDVRVTNYFEVKAWVCVSDEFDVLAITKRILEATDFPLSCDGKDLNWLQDKLNENLFGKKFLVVLDDVWNKKYGSWTILLKPLQWGAKGSKIIITTRNLNVAALTNVVRSCNYRVSNEGQMAAENSLQAHGLWLVRFWISRLWCERWLLGARTAVEHGVVRLLMWGVVAGEVGIGVGGGNFGGGVAEANQLEVGRA